The Terriglobia bacterium genome includes a window with the following:
- a CDS encoding 50S ribosomal protein L25: protein MATASNTVEAKPRQAGDKNAARRLRTTGMVPAVLYGAGKQPHAISVDPKVIGRILSSDSGHNTIFDVTLDGENAKAMIVDWQSDPIKGHLLHVDLKRIAMDKTLRVTVPIEIVGEAPGVKTEGGILDVVLREVEVECLPSEIPSHIKVDVSELHFGVNIRVADLKAEGKVKFLNDPNITVVHITHVKEEVAPTPEAAAEAAAAPAEPEVIKKGKQETEEGAAPAEGKGAEKPKKEK, encoded by the coding sequence ATGGCAACTGCAAGCAACACAGTAGAAGCGAAGCCGCGCCAGGCGGGAGACAAGAACGCGGCGCGTCGCCTGCGCACAACCGGCATGGTCCCGGCGGTGCTTTATGGAGCCGGAAAACAGCCGCACGCGATCAGCGTCGACCCGAAGGTCATCGGACGAATTCTGAGTTCCGACAGCGGACACAATACGATTTTCGACGTGACCCTGGATGGCGAGAACGCCAAGGCGATGATCGTCGACTGGCAGTCGGATCCGATTAAGGGTCATCTCCTGCACGTCGACCTGAAGCGCATTGCGATGGACAAGACGTTGCGGGTCACGGTGCCGATCGAAATTGTCGGCGAAGCCCCGGGTGTCAAGACCGAAGGCGGAATTCTCGACGTGGTTCTGCGCGAAGTCGAAGTCGAGTGCCTGCCTTCGGAAATTCCCAGCCACATCAAGGTCGATGTCAGCGAGTTGCACTTCGGCGTGAACATCCGCGTCGCCGACCTGAAGGCTGAAGGCAAGGTTAAGTTCCTCAACGACCCGAACATCACCGTGGTGCACATCACGCACGTGAAGGAAGAGGTTGCTCCGACTCCGGAGGCTGCTGCCGAAGCTGCTGCCGCTCCCGCCGAGCCCGAGGTTATCAAGAAGGGCAAGCAGGAGACCGAGGAAGGTGCTGCCCCGGCCGAGGGCAAAGGCGCGGAGAAGCCGAAGAAGGAGAAGTAA
- the pth gene encoding aminoacyl-tRNA hydrolase, with amino-acid sequence MKLIVGLGNPGIEYQFTPHNLGFLAIEEIAERSGARVSNRFCRALTARTSLEGQEVVLAKPETYMNLSGVSVRELVEKLEIAPEKDLIILYDELDLPFGTLRIRERGRSAGHNGMESIIGSLGTQEFVRVRLGVGPGHPLSDGASYLLAPMKKSRLAEAVPMIETAADAIGVILKEGASVAMNRFNRKPEDESQKS; translated from the coding sequence GTGAAGCTGATTGTCGGTCTTGGAAATCCCGGAATCGAGTATCAGTTCACGCCGCATAACCTTGGATTCCTGGCGATCGAAGAAATCGCCGAGCGGAGTGGAGCGAGGGTAAGCAACCGGTTCTGCCGAGCGCTTACGGCTCGCACCTCGCTGGAGGGGCAGGAAGTGGTCCTGGCTAAGCCGGAGACCTACATGAACCTGAGCGGGGTTTCGGTTCGCGAACTGGTTGAGAAGCTGGAAATCGCGCCCGAAAAGGACCTGATTATTTTGTACGACGAGCTCGATCTTCCTTTCGGCACGTTGCGAATTCGGGAGCGCGGGCGGTCGGCAGGCCATAACGGAATGGAGTCGATCATCGGCTCCTTGGGCACGCAGGAGTTTGTAAGGGTCCGGTTGGGAGTTGGGCCCGGGCATCCGCTGAGCGATGGAGCGAGTTACTTGCTGGCTCCCATGAAAAAGTCGCGATTAGCGGAGGCGGTTCCGATGATCGAAACGGCGGCAGACGCGATCGGCGTGATTCTGAAAGAGGGTGCCTCGGTCGCGATGAACCGGTTCAACCGGAAGCCGGAAGACGAAAGTCAAAAGTCATAA
- the rpsF gene encoding 30S ribosomal protein S6, whose protein sequence is MQRTYEVMFIVRPDLAEEDMDKLISNLESNVTGAGGTVKSTEKMGKRRLAYIVRKFQDGFYILMTLEGSGEMVKEIERRLRVTEQVIKFMSVRTDVEDKRLAKIKKHRDSRVKGQGRQAQEAAAAQAAAEAGSEPTTATV, encoded by the coding sequence ATGCAGCGTACTTATGAAGTGATGTTCATCGTTCGTCCGGATCTGGCGGAAGAGGACATGGACAAACTGATTTCGAATTTGGAGTCGAACGTTACCGGCGCGGGTGGCACGGTTAAGAGCACGGAGAAGATGGGCAAGCGCCGCTTGGCCTATATCGTCCGCAAGTTCCAGGACGGCTTCTACATCCTCATGACGCTCGAGGGTTCTGGCGAGATGGTGAAGGAGATTGAACGTCGTCTGCGCGTCACCGAGCAGGTGATCAAGTTCATGAGCGTTCGCACCGACGTCGAGGACAAGCGTCTCGCGAAGATCAAGAAGCATCGCGACTCGCGTGTGAAAGGCCAGGGACGCCAGGCTCAGGAAGCGGCCGCCGCACAGGCTGCCGCCGAGGCCGGTTCCGAGCCAACAACGGCCACGGTTTAG
- the rpsR gene encoding 30S ribosomal protein S18 yields MADETNTQAASAGETAAPTEGQQQQQRTERPGGGPRGPRPGGRPGGREGGRKFFRRKKVCKFCTEKIDNINYKDVRLLGQFVAESGKIVPRRLTGVCTPHQRRLSDAIKQARNIALLPFASNR; encoded by the coding sequence ATGGCAGACGAGACCAATACCCAGGCAGCTTCGGCGGGAGAAACCGCCGCGCCGACTGAAGGCCAGCAGCAACAGCAACGTACGGAACGTCCCGGTGGTGGACCGCGTGGACCACGTCCAGGTGGACGTCCCGGTGGCCGCGAAGGTGGCCGCAAGTTTTTCCGGCGCAAGAAAGTGTGCAAGTTCTGCACCGAGAAGATCGACAACATCAACTACAAGGACGTTCGCCTGCTCGGGCAGTTCGTGGCCGAGAGCGGCAAAATCGTTCCGCGGCGACTGACGGGCGTGTGCACGCCGCACCAGCGCCGCCTTTCCGACGCGATCAAGCAGGCGCGCAACATCGCCCTGCTTCCGTTCGCTTCGAACCGGTAG
- the rplI gene encoding 50S ribosomal protein L9, producing MEVILKEDVAKLGNRGDVVKVAEGYGRNYLLPKKLAIEASAANKAVIEQMKASAVRRAVREKSDAEALAKQFEGVSLHFTRRAGENDQLFGSVTSSDVAHELETRGFNVDRRKIEIDHPMKNVGEYTIHIKLHRDVSVPVKVTVTKEAEEQPATA from the coding sequence ATGGAAGTCATTCTGAAAGAAGATGTTGCCAAGCTGGGCAATCGCGGCGACGTGGTGAAAGTTGCCGAGGGCTACGGGCGCAACTACCTGCTGCCCAAAAAGCTCGCCATCGAAGCCAGCGCGGCGAACAAGGCCGTGATCGAGCAGATGAAGGCTTCGGCCGTGCGCCGCGCCGTACGTGAGAAGTCGGATGCCGAAGCACTGGCTAAGCAGTTCGAGGGCGTGAGCCTGCATTTCACGCGTCGCGCCGGAGAGAACGATCAGCTGTTCGGTTCCGTGACCTCGTCCGACGTCGCGCACGAACTGGAAACGCGCGGCTTCAACGTCGATCGCCGCAAGATCGAGATCGACCACCCGATGAAGAACGTCGGCGAGTACACCATTCACATCAAGCTGCATCGTGACGTCTCGGTGCCAGTGAAGGTGACGGTGACGAAGGAAGCAGAAGAGCAGCCAGCGACCGCGTAA
- a CDS encoding sigma-70 family RNA polymerase sigma factor — MVGQSPSRINDAELIRGAQRGDRRAFEELVRQYDHAVLRLALHLTGSEQDARDIYQDAFLKAYRNLGSFRFECSFYTWIYRIVTNLCLDHLRKRQVRKEDAPVVTDSSGEEYSIIDQVADDRSGASPERDLMRRELGARIARALTRLTPRERMVFEMKHYQGLKLRTIGEALNTTEETAKNTLFRATQKLRSALADMR; from the coding sequence ATGGTGGGGCAGAGCCCAAGCCGCATCAACGATGCCGAGCTGATCCGCGGAGCGCAACGCGGTGACCGACGTGCCTTCGAAGAACTCGTCCGTCAGTATGACCACGCGGTTCTCCGATTGGCCTTGCATCTGACCGGTTCCGAGCAGGACGCGCGCGACATCTACCAGGACGCGTTCCTCAAGGCGTATCGAAACCTCGGCAGCTTCCGCTTCGAGTGTTCGTTCTACACCTGGATCTACCGGATCGTCACCAACCTCTGCCTCGATCATCTCCGCAAGCGCCAGGTGCGCAAGGAAGATGCGCCCGTCGTAACCGACTCCTCCGGTGAAGAGTACAGCATCATCGACCAGGTCGCGGACGACCGGTCGGGAGCGAGTCCGGAGCGGGACCTGATGCGGCGCGAGTTGGGAGCGCGGATCGCGCGGGCGCTGACAAGATTGACTCCGCGAGAGCGCATGGTTTTCGAGATGAAGCATTACCAGGGGCTGAAGCTGAGAACCATCGGTGAGGCCCTGAATACGACAGAAGAAACCGCCAAGAACACGTTGTTCCGCGCCACCCAGAAATTGCGGTCAGCGCTGGCGGATATGCGGTGA
- a CDS encoding HEAT repeat domain-containing protein, whose translation MKNGGINPRGKTMNCDWVRENITLYVYDELPDDARHELEQHINRCPGCTSELRSMRDFKEVASEVPQLEVTPNLLASARMDLQEALEGVEQVHGWRRILFDPFAWLRQVQFSPALATVIFIIGFGGGLLTMYRMGIHHTDIADNQKPLQTANASISNIVDINRDPNGQVQIQYNQMLPAKAEGSLDDAKIQDLLLIAARDNVNPGVRMDSIDLLSKMKDDGRIREALIFALRYDTNPGVRLKALEAIGPQVKSDIRVRNAVLEALLNDNNPGVRAGALRALEAVKVDTSVRAALQQLSKDDPNQYIRTESRRLLGTLPRFD comes from the coding sequence GTGAAGAATGGGGGCATCAACCCCCGAGGTAAGACGATGAACTGCGATTGGGTTCGAGAAAACATCACGCTGTACGTTTACGACGAGCTGCCCGACGATGCGCGGCACGAACTGGAGCAGCACATCAATCGCTGCCCCGGATGCACTTCGGAGCTGCGCTCCATGCGCGACTTCAAGGAAGTTGCCAGCGAAGTGCCGCAGCTCGAAGTCACGCCGAACCTGCTGGCCTCTGCGCGCATGGACCTGCAGGAGGCGCTCGAAGGAGTCGAGCAGGTTCACGGCTGGCGCCGCATCTTATTCGACCCCTTTGCCTGGCTGCGCCAGGTGCAATTCTCGCCCGCACTCGCAACGGTCATCTTCATTATTGGTTTCGGCGGCGGCCTGCTGACCATGTATCGCATGGGGATTCACCACACGGACATCGCGGACAACCAGAAGCCACTCCAAACCGCGAACGCCTCCATCTCCAACATCGTTGATATCAATCGCGATCCCAATGGCCAGGTGCAGATCCAGTACAACCAGATGCTGCCTGCAAAAGCGGAGGGCTCTCTCGACGACGCCAAGATCCAGGACCTGCTGCTCATCGCCGCTCGCGACAACGTCAATCCCGGCGTCCGCATGGACTCGATCGACCTTCTCTCCAAAATGAAGGATGACGGGCGAATTCGCGAGGCGCTCATCTTCGCGCTGCGCTATGACACCAATCCCGGCGTGCGCCTGAAGGCGCTGGAAGCGATTGGGCCACAGGTTAAAAGTGACATTCGGGTTCGGAACGCGGTGCTGGAAGCGCTTCTGAACGACAACAATCCCGGCGTGCGCGCCGGTGCGCTGAGAGCACTGGAGGCGGTGAAAGTTGATACCAGCGTTCGCGCGGCGCTCCAGCAATTGTCGAAGGACGATCCGAACCAGTACATCCGTACCGAATCGCGGCGGCTGCTGGGAACGTTGCCGCGATTCGACTAA